The Alphaproteobacteria bacterium DNA segment ATGAATAATGCGACAACATATTGTTAATACATATGGGTATATACACTTGTATGGGCATGTTGTTGGATGCAGGTCCTATATTTGCCTATTCAAGCCGTTCATTGACTCCAGGAGGAACCCCGGATGCGCAGCTTTCTCAGCAATTTGTCCATATCCCGTAAATTGACGCTGCTTTCGTTCCTGTTCCTGGGCCCGATTGCCCTGTTGGGGTGGTTGCTGATCGAACAATCCAATAAGGACATCAACTTTGCCGAGAAGGAACGCGCGGGCAATTTGTATCTGCAACAAAGTGTTTGGCCCATTCTGGACGGGCTTGTGGCCACCAGCGCCACATCTGGCGCGGGGCTGACGGAATCCTATGCCAAGGGCGCTGAAAAATTCCCCGCCTTGCGCGCCCAGTGGGACGAGGCCATGGAATCCGGACCGATGGCGGATGATTTGGCCAAAGTCATGACCTCATTACAAGGCGCACAGCCGCAGATGGAATCGATTCTGGCGGGTATCGCCGCCGCTCGAGTCTTGGGCCTTAGGATCGCCGAGAAGTCCAATCTGACGCTCGACCCGGATATCGACTCGTATTACGCGCAGGACTTATTGACGGTCAAATTGCCGGACTTAGTGGATCGCGCCGGAGCCATCGTACGCCTGGCACAGGATTATGTGGGGCGTCCTCAACTCAGCACCAAAGAGAAAGCGGATTTCCTGATCCTGGCCGGGCTGTTGAGCGCGGCGGTGGATGGCATGAAGGGCGACGTGAACTCGGCCATCGGCGGCAATCCAGACGGATTGCTGAAGGATGAGATCCTGCCCGCCATGACGGCCCTGGCCGAGTCCATGGACAGCATGCAAAAGACCGTCGGCGAATTGGGCGCGCATTTCGCCGAGGCCAACCCCAAATCGGCGGATATTAAGCCGCTAGAAAAAGAGCTGATCCAAGCCATGGATAAAACCCGCGCTTTGTATCAGGTTTCCGCCGCCTCGCTTGACCGTTTGCTGCGCGTGCGCATCACTGGGTTCAAGAATAAACTGCATACCTCCTTGGCCATCACATTCGTGATCGTCTTGTTGGCTTGGGGATTCTCGCGCGTGATGGCGCGTTCGATCGTCAGAAATGTCGGACAGCTCAGCCATGGCATCGACGACCTGGCGCAAGGCCATGATACCCATATTCCCTTTTTAGACAGGACGGATGAACTGTCCCATTTGGCGCGTTCCTTAGAGAATTTCCGCAGCAAAACCATCGAACGCACGCAGCGCGAGGCCCAAGCCCGTCAGGCCGAGGCGCGCGCCGCCGAATTGCGCGCCATCAAGAATCTATCGTCCGAGCTTGAAACCGCCATCGGCGAAGTCGTGCAT contains these protein-coding regions:
- a CDS encoding HAMP domain-containing protein, with the translated sequence MRSFLSNLSISRKLTLLSFLFLGPIALLGWLLIEQSNKDINFAEKERAGNLYLQQSVWPILDGLVATSATSGAGLTESYAKGAEKFPALRAQWDEAMESGPMADDLAKVMTSLQGAQPQMESILAGIAAARVLGLRIAEKSNLTLDPDIDSYYAQDLLTVKLPDLVDRAGAIVRLAQDYVGRPQLSTKEKADFLILAGLLSAAVDGMKGDVNSAIGGNPDGLLKDEILPAMTALAESMDSMQKTVGELGAHFAEANPKSADIKPLEKELIQAMDKTRALYQVSAASLDRLLRVRITGFKNKLHTSLAITFVIVLLAWGFSRVMARSIVRNVGQLSHGIDDLAQGHDTHIPFLDRTDELSHLARSLENFRSKTIERTQREAQARQAEARAAELRAIKNLSSELETAIGEVVHHLGESAHVIKENTGIVIGRAQHALQQAGTVGQGTTSAAQNMETVASAAVELQAAIGEISGNVHTAKDVAEQALETAQNTRMGVTHLAEMAHEIGAVVTLINNIANQTNLLALNATIEAARAGEAGKGFAVVAGEVKSLATQTSQATEGITRQVGAIQEASKETSQAITHIVETVARISHIATAIAAAIEEQSAATGEISRSIQSASDSTQGMAQSVDQLGQIAHDTVDASNAMHGSTEQLSHQTDVLKDSLDRFIKRLQGMALQTS